Below is a window of Perca fluviatilis chromosome 6, GENO_Pfluv_1.0, whole genome shotgun sequence DNA.
TATGAGTGCTGAAATTACTCAAGTCTCATCTGTCTCTTTCTTCCACTCTACTCAGGATGCTCTGGACCGCTGGGCATGGAGGGCGGTATAATCTCCAACCAACAGATTACAGCCTCTTCCACCCACCGCGCTCTCTTCGGCTTGCAGAAGTGGTACCCGTACTTTGCACGCCTCAACAAGAAGGGCCTGGTCAATGCCTGGACTGCTGCCGAAAATGACAGATGGCCGTGGATCCAGGTAAAGCAGTCACAGGACAGGGCACACACAGAGCCGGGACATGGCCAGATACAAATGAATGAACACACAGTCTAAATTATAGATATACATCATTCTCTTGTTAGTTGTGGCTTAAAATAGTTAGATAAAATTTCCGTACCATATAACGTCACTTGTTTTTAGTTGATGGTTAGAATAAAATCTAAAAATGCAACAGTGTTAACTTTAGAGTTAATTACTCATACTGTTAAAGTGATGTCTCACTTAATGGTAAtagtaaaatggtaataaagaGCAATAAAAAAGTGTTAGCTGGGGGCTGAACAGATGCAGGTGTAGTCAAGTGTAAGCAACAATGTGAAAAGGCATAGCTGTTTTTAGCATCTGTTGTGATGGTTTGCTAACAGTTAACTGTTcattgtgaaatgaaaagaaaagcagcaaagcaTTGATACCTGAAAGTCTCCCATTACTTCGGCTTATTTAAAGGTAACCTTCATGCCATGCTGTTACTCTGAGCTTATTGTCAAAGAGCTACAGTAGACATATTGAAAAGTTAAATTCCATTGTGGTCCTGAATGCCCAATGCTTTTAATTCATTGGGCCTGTTTCAATGCAGAACAATCAGTCCCAATGTGTAATTATAGAATTACAACCCTATAAACCTATGTTGTAGGTCTCATTGCATTTAATCTCTACAAACAGATATATGCATATAAATTAAGAATCTGTAGGCAACGGGACATTTTGGTATCATAAGCGTTTCCGTTTTTAGTCCAAGTAGTATTGACCAATCACATTAGAGCAGGCATTGGCCGAAATGCAATCTCAGAACCCAAAGGCTTTCGTTTGTTGATGATTTtgctatttgtttttaaaatctgcATTGATATGCTTTTATCTGTTCATAGAGACATTGTCTCTCAGCTCCCAACTACATTCCCGTATCTCAAGTTGAGACCAATAGCTAATGGGTTTTGAGATTGCATTGCATTAGGCATTAAGCTGCTGCAGCTCCCTGACCTGAAATGATCTGGCTCCAGTGTATGACCTATGTAGAACTATTTGTCTGGATTTATGTTGAGCAAATAGTTTTACATCATGACCCGTGCTAAAACGGCTGTGGCATATAATACTGCCAGGTGATGTATTGCTATGATATAGAAATGTCCCCCCAACTTGTGTCCAGTCCAAAGGCTCAGTCCAGACCACAGGACACCTTCATCCAACAGATTGCATAGTATTCCAGATAGATAGATCGTGGCAGtaataataactaaataatCATTTAGGTAGTTAGAGGGctatgcctatactcatagaatcgggagttacaatatgtaactttcgttaatttactattttataaataatgttttttcagctttgttacatttattttattcttgaGTCCCTTCTGTGGCGGCAGAAATGCTGACAGCAACCTTTTGTAGTGGGCTGTTATCAGATACATGATACACGGACAGTGAACCGTGAACAAAATGTAATAGAAAAACATACTACAGCGTGACAGCGTGATGGAGAAAGTGAAGCTGCACCTACCAACAAGAGAAAAGCAACTCAGGGCAAAAATGgatttgtaaaaaagaaaaaaaaagaaagagagcgcGTCAAAGAAACAGTCGACATGAGTGAGCGAAAAGGAGCCTGGCACATGGAGAGGCTGAGGAGGACGGGACATAAAACATTCAGGCAGTTTGTTTGACTTTAATGATGCCACGTGGGATGTTGCGCAGGATGCTGTAGGCATTGTGTGTTTCTACAGAGGGCCTGGGTAATTGGGAAGTGAGTACAGAGGTGTACAATCATGTCAGTGTTTTGGTATTATGCTAAGGAGTGGGTGTTTGCTTCTGTAGTGCAGAGTGATGTGGCGTGAATGCGTTTGCATGTCTGTCATGTGAAACAGGTTATACTGATGATGACAACCCTATCAGGATAGGGATCACATTTGTCTGGCTATTTGTAAGGCTTTCTTTGTAATGTATCTTTGGATGTCAGCTCTTTCAAATCAAACACAGACCAACATACTTTGAATAATACATCATAGAGGTGCAGACGAAACATGCATTCACatatatgtttttctttatgtttatgttgctttgtgtgtttgtgaattgAGCTTGCTACTGTTCACACATCTATGTGCTGTGTGAATATCTGTTTTCTACAGCCTCACCACGactagctcacacataaaattgCATTTGAACACTCAAGGGAAATATGCTGCCGGTCTGACCAATATCAGCAAAATATAGCTCCAGCCGGCTGCGTTGGAACAATGAAACAATCCAAATCACTTGTGAAGGGTAAGAGGGTCTATACATAATTTAATGGAAGGTAAACTGTTAATGACTTGATGTTCAGATGTAGATCTCCATCTGCATTTTTGGGGTTTTGCCGATATGCGTATATATGTAACCTGCTTAGACTATAATCCTCACAACCATCACAACATTAAAATGTCCTACCTAAACTTTCTTCCTAGATGAAAAGGAGTCCGGGTTCATGAGCCTAATCTTAATGCAGCGCTCTAGCGCTAGAAacacatgtctgctgtgagtaATTCAACAGTCTCTAACAGTTATGACCACCTCTTCCCAGGTAGAACGGCTTGAAATCACTGACATGTGGTTGGTGGGGCTGCCTATTCCTGGTCTTGCCACAACATCTCAGTGTTGTTTCAGGTCTGAGCTGTTTGTTCAGGCCATTTCAAATCCATTAAGTGTTTGCAATGCCCCTATGACTAAACACAATGATAGCATGATTGCATATCACTGGCTATTACTGTGAGGTTGTGACACGGTCTGGGTTATTTATACGCTCTGCTCTTGGAGGGATATTGGTTAGAGTGGCCATTCTTACAATGAGTCACCAGTATctcaaatgtatgtatgtatgtacctAATGTCTGCACAtgagtgttaaagaaaaagagagcacAATGAGAGAGAAAAGGCTCTTTAAATCTGTGCATGTTTTAGTGTATAAAGTATGTGCTCACATGCATTTTTTACACAGCACTGCCAGTGCCACAGGGCTATTTGCTACCTTCAAGGACAGTGTAATTGTTACAATACTGCTGCAATTCCCTCAACAGTCTTGATCCCGGTGTCTAATCAACAGAGGAAATGTCTTACTTTATATGCTCCAGACCTTTGTATGCATTTGAGATCTTGCTTGTTGGTATGGTTATATTTGGTAATCGTTAGTGGTTTTGGCAATATAAAGGCCCTGAAGTCCACTGTGTAGTCAGTTACATTTTCACAGCTGTAGctgttaataaatatatttttgccTGTTTAAATTAGGCTTAATAAGCTCTGGAAAGCATTGAAATGAAAGTATAAAAAGttatttgatgcttttcttcACTGTTTAGCAGAGAGGTCTGGATCTTTCAGTGTCTGATGACGTAAGTACCAGTCCCGTACAACAGCATAACAGAACTGTACATTTTAAAGGAAGAATTGAATTGTTTAAGGGCCACGACTAACgatcatttttgtattgaaTATACTGCTGATAATTGTATCGATCAATCACTTGAAATGTCCGGAAATAGTGAAAGATGCATGCAATAATTCCACAGAGCCCAAGATGACctattcaaattgcttgttttgtcagactaacaatttaaaaaactgaaaatgctCGGTTAATacatgacaaagaaaaagcaaatcctcacatctgGAACCAGCGAATTTTTGGcagttttgcttgaaaaatgacagaaattATTGATCAACTTTTAGGTTTAGTTAATTAACttcaattaattattttcctGACGTCCAACTAATCAAAATATTggctaattgtttcagctctagttATGATGCATATATGGAGAGTTAACACATCCTGTGACACTGGTTCACTTATTCATGACCTGCCTTGTTATATATAAGCATGATAAATATGTCCCAGTCATTACTATACTGGGATCTCAACGGgctagaaaatatatttttgaataGGACCATGACCTTCTTGATAATTTCTTAAAAGTGACTGTGAAAAAAACGTTGTTAAGGATGCTTCACATTTGTGTTTCCTGAAGGTAGTGTGTGAATTACTGCTACAGGACATAATCAGATCCAGGATGTTGCCTATGGTTACATGCTGAATATTTTCTCACAGCAGTGAATGTTTTTCAGAGGGGAAACGGGTTACATCACACCATCCAAACAAGTGGCTCTTTCTTTGTAAAATAACAAGAGAAGATGAACAGAAAGGATTTGATGTAGAAGTTGTTATAAGGCTCATGCTTTTACCCAGAGCACTTCATACTGTATACAAGACACTTCATGTTTTAGGAAAAAGGAAAGGGTGAAATTGTCAGAGGGTAAGAGTTCATTCTAAACGTTGTCTTCTGCAGTGTTCCTTCCAGCTTCCTTTTGCAATAACTTACAGTAGAGAGTGCATACTAATAAGACATTTGTGTTCCTCACCTTGATAAAGATCTGCATCAAAATGTAGACAATCATGCCGATTTTGGAAAATATTTCAATCCTAGTAATGCTATGTCTTGGTATGAGGATAGCCTGTGAAAAATCTGAAGTGATTCAGTAAAAATGCTATTACATTCTGCTTAGAGTTCATTTGTGCATGTGTCATCAAAATTTGGGTTCAATTGCACAATGCATTCTAGAATGGCCATTTTGTCAAATAGTTCTAGTTGCAGGAAaatggtaaataaaaaaataaactgacaaCTTTTTTAGTTCAAACAAATACGGTATGTTATGTACTCAATTTGTTGTGGTGTAATCTGCAATTCTCAgtgtaatatttgtgtgtaaTTTAAGCATTTTAAGTGAACTGCCTTTCCGACTGAGGTATTTTCCTTCTAACTGCCACATATAAGTCTGTAGACAAAGGTCTGCCCATGGAGGATATTTTCAATGATTCCTCActcaaacaaatacatttttcactattAGCGCTGAAGTGACAGACGTATGTTTCTCAGTGGTCATTAAAAATGCGAAGGATCACCCCAATTACCCAGGCAGTGGCCTTTTAGTGACAGGGCTTCTAATTAGTGCGAGAAGTATCTATCTCTGTGGAGAAAACTGAGAAGAGCGAAGGAATGCTGTGAATGAGAAAGAGTGGGTCAAGAGGCTCTAAGAGGGGTCTTTATGTATAATTGATACGTTGGTTTAAGtatgtaaaaaatgtatgtaatttGTCTCTACAAATGTAAATTAGAAAGGAAACCATCGCTGCAATAGACTTATTATACATTACCCCATTAGTTTAGACAGTTTAGACAAAGTTGGTGAACATAAACAGTTCTTTTCTTGTGTTGGATCCCTAAGCGCTAGTACTACTCAGGATACACCACTTAGAGTTTTTTTCATTAGCAGAAAAGAAGAGTATATCTTAGTGGACTGTTTAAGCTTTCTTTAACTTTATTTGCTCTCATATATTTTACTTGTAAATTGCCTTATTTCATAGTAATGCTAACATTTCTGAACCGGAAAATGAGCTCAAGCCCCCAGAATACCATCCTGAATGTGGTCACATTGTCAGTGAAGTTAGACTCCCATTTCTCGGGGATAAGctttaaaatgttcttaaatAGAAACTGACTTCAGCTtcacaaacataaatatatgagtatataatatataagaaATATGGTCTTGATTGTTTGCAACATCACATTAAGTTGTGGATTTTGTCTAGAATGCATGATCTGGTAAGAAGTGGTAAGAATAAATGCAACCTCAAGCCATACTAGTCCAATTCATAGGAGTAATTTCAATTCTGTTTTAGTCTGCATTTCTTTCTTTAGGTTTGGCCATTTCAGGTTAATGGTCCTTTCCTTAATACTTACTCAGTACTGTATTATTGCTGCCCATCTGTTCTGCAGCTATGGAAGACTAGACAGCtgtgtttatgtatattttgtcAGAGGTTGAGCTAGACGAGGCAAAGTGTCTTTGTTCCTGAAAATAAGCTTGTTGTAAATGTAGTGCCAGAATGATTAATGAATAACTGTCATCACCATTTATTTACTTTACgtactttatttgtcacagACTATCACAAATGTGTTACAGTTTTATTATACTGAAATTCCTTATTATTCTGCCCTACTTTTTGTATCAATATTAATATTCACtgtataacaataaaaaaagattttgtgtgtgtgtgtgtgtgtgtgtgtgtgtgtgtgtgtgtgtgtgtgtgtgtgtgtgtgtgtgtgtgtgtgtgtgtgtgtgtgtgtgtgtgtgtgtgtgtgtgtgtgtgtgtgtgtgtgtgtgtgtgtgtgtgtgtacgtgcctttgagtacagtgtgtgtgtaacacAGCATCGCTCCTTAGTCACCACAGGCTTCTTCATGTGAAGTGAgttgttgtcagctgtcatcggGCGTTAAGAAAAATAACAGAATAACCCCAGAGACTTCTCTAAATTTTTAAACAAGTTCACCAGAATTACAGGAAAAGTGAGGCACTTTTGTAGTCAACCAGAAATGATGGGTTTAAGACATAGGCTGTAGAAAAACATGCATgtggcatatactgtataacatcACTCATACTGATGGTCTCTGAGGGTGGTTATTCAATTTTGGGCAAAGACAGTGAGCATGGGTGGATATAAAGAAGCACCAACCACCACTTAATTAGTGTAATATGACTCCTGTCAATTAAACAAGaatgcttcaaaatgtatcattcTTTAACATGTTTTCAACCATGATATATGTACGTCATAAAAGATTATGACTGAATGACTCATAGGAGAGATGCTGGCCCTATATGGAGCCTTGAGGAGCCATCATGTTGTGGCCATTAATGATGTGCAGCTTTAGCATTGGCTTCAGTTTTGACCATGCAGTGTGATGGCCACTTAGTTTAAAcatataaagaaataaaagcaataTTGAATATTAAAGCTGTATATGTGCATTTATAGACCAAATTGCAATTGAAAGTGAAATCTGTAAATGAATCATTTTGAATATGTAGTGCTATGCTGGCATGTAAACACAAAAGCATAacttaaacatacagtacacatacaAAAACCTAATTTGTGGAAAATGAGGAAAATATTTGAAATAGGTCCACTATTGTGAAAATGGACTCTATCAAACATGTCAAAGCAAACCTTAAGATGGTGTGTAACATGTCTATCGTGCTTAGATAATAATGAGCCTGCTTTGTCTGCGCTAAGCAGGATCTATGAAACCATTCATCAATTACTCTTTCTtagctctctcttctcctcttgttTCTTCAAGACATTTTTATTGGCACCATATTGACAGTCTGAACAGGGTTGACAGATTGGATCTGAAGCGTGAGGATTGATTAAATGTTCCATTTGATCGCAGACTTTCTGAATAAGATGGATGGCCCTGACAGAAAAGATACAAGGGGGTGACTTGATCCCCATGacttgcatgcacacacagcttgtgcacatacacagacacagatgcacacatttAAACTGAAATTAAGCTATAATTTCTTGAttttgcctttttgtttttactccACAGATAAACCTGCAGAGGAGAATGAGGGTCACAGGCCTAATTACCCAGGGTGCAAAGCGTATCGGCAGCCCAGAGTATGTCAAGTCTTACAAAGTAGCCTACAGTGATGACGGGAAGACCTGGAGAACATACAAAGTCAAGGGCAAAGATGATGATATGGTGAGACACAAGtgggcacacaaacacaatgcaTACACACCCCTTGTCATCTCTCCACTCTTTCCCTTTAGCCTCTCACTCTGTAATACACAGTCGAAGTCACACACggccacactcacacacatgcacacacagcaacTGGAGACTGTTCACTCAGTCAAGGGCAGGGTGGAGGACATGATGAGATGGCTTTTTAATTAGCTAGCACACACCGGGCCCATCTTGCTGCCCCTTACCCCCCTCCACTTTTATGACTTCTAGATTGAATTTTTATACTATTTGGGGATGAACGGCCACCAAATAGGCCACATAGCTTTCTATCATTCCTGACAGCAAACCACGGCCGTCCTCCATTTTTGGCCAAGCTCCAAATGACCCAACGTTCTTTTCTAAATTTGTTACACTGAACAATGAGTCCGGACTTGAATATTCTGTGATCTCAGTTTTGTGTGTCGTCTGTCTTGTTTTTAAAATTGGGCATACAGAAAGCAGGAATGTGCATAATTGAGTATAAATTTGTATACAGTATTTTTGGAGGTGGAAGTTGTAACCGTATGTGCAGACTGGGATAAATACCTGCACAGTAAGACCTGTCAGTGTGTTTAAGGAAGTTACATGCCCTGATTCTTGATCTAATATAAGTTGGGTACTTTTGTTCACATTGACCTGTTGCCACACAGTGACAGCTCCTTTTCCCTGTAACGCCTGAAAACACACTGCTCCGTCTCCCCCTTGCCTTCTCTGTCGCCCTCTCGCTAAGCCTCACACATGCAGTACATCAGTCACTTAAATCAGAGAGTTTCTGTCAGACTATCTCAGGTCATTTGGATAAAACTCTCCAGAAGGTATAGCCATATAATTGGAGCACTAATTTAAAACACACCACTGTTCTTATGAATTACGGGCTCAAATGGTGCAAGAAATTGTCTATTTTTCCCTGTAATTCCAGCTCATTGACCTTGAATGACAGCAATTTGTTGAGTGTGGAGTAGACACTAGAGACCGCTCCAGATAGACTGCTACATTACGGCAAAACTGATCTGCTTCACTATCCTCCCCGCCCCCATCTGCTGTTATTTCATCCCCTGCAACAGATTTTCAGAGGAAATGTCGATAACAACGCTCCAtcagccaactccttcaccccTCCCATTGCAGCCCAGTACGTGCGCATTTACCCCCAAGTCTGCAGGAGGCACTGTACCTTACGCATGGAGCTGCTCGGTTGTGAGCTAACAGGTGAGTAAATTGGATTTATTGAAAGTATAGCCCCTTTTATATGTAGCATCTCATTTTAGAGGGGTCCTataaacacaataacaaaattataaaacacatacaaacaaaacagcatTACATCagaaacatacaaatacacaggtACGGACAGCTTGCTCGCCCTCTCTCACCCACAGCCCCAGCCCTCAGCTGTTACAAGAAAATCTGATACAATCACCTGGATAATAAATCAATAACATCAGCATAAAGAGTAATTGAAGCAGTTGGTCTTCAGTACAAATAAACAGAAGATTGTAAGTACACACAAATTAAAAGCATAAACAGGTTGTATAAGATAAGAAAATAAAGATGTCCTGAACGGTCAGGAAGGTTAgaacaaatctttttttttttttgttgttcccAGGCTGCTCTGAACCACTGGGAATGAAGTCAGGCCATATCCAGGACTACCAGGTCACAGCCTCCAGCATCTTCAGGACGCTCAACATGGACATGTTCACTTGGGAGCCTGGAAAGGCCCGGTTGGACAAACAAGGCAAGGTCAATGCTTGGACAGCTGGACACAGTGACCAGTCACAGTGGCTACAGGTAAGATGTTATCTGTAGCTAAATGTGTTATCTGTTGCAGCTACTGTAGAGATTTGATCAATATATTAGCTGGGAAATGAACAGCAGACTGCCAGGTTCTTGCAGAAAGCTGGTTCAATCTGCTGAAGGATTAGCTCTTACCTCCCTGGCATAGTAATTGATGGTGTGTACATGGTAATGCATGCCAATGGATTCAATTATATTTCATAGGGAAATACTTCATTGGTGTGTACAGTGTGAGTTGTGTGCTAAATTATATCTTAAAATCCTCCCTCTATTAGCTAGCTCTCCATATTATTCTTAGAAACAGCcagtaatagttttttttataacttttttcattcAGCACCCACACTGCCTCTGTTGGAAGAGTTTATCCCTGTTATCTTTGGCTGCAGCCTAGGCTTTCTATCTCTGTGAAAACACCCAAtccatttgttttcatttcagtaACTGATGGCTGAAAATGTCTCCTGAAAGGGACAAGACACATCTTTAAGTGAACGTTTACACCTCAGTCTTTCTGCTTAATAATATGTGAGATTGATGGAGGCCTAGGGAGTTTAAGATACATATCAATCAGACTCAGTAATGCCCAGCATGCCCTCACGTATGGCCTCATAtattggatttttatttttgttcttttaagATAAAAGGCAGTAAACGCTATCTGCTTTTAGAGTAAGAAACCACATATTACTTCAAGCTGTAAAACTGATACCATAGAAGAAATTGTGATGTGGATCATCTTCTCAGGGAATTGAAGATCAGAGTGATTTCTTGGCCTTTGTGCTGCACTCGCTCCATGCATACCGCCTCCCTAGCAGTGACACAGTTAGCGCTCTGTAGTCACGCTGACTCGTCTGGCCGTTATTAGATTGGTCGGGTCTTGAGTCAGATATGTTTTTTATTACGCTGAAAGCTTTTTGCCCAGGGTGAGGGTATGCAGGGCTGTGAG
It encodes the following:
- the LOC120560947 gene encoding EGF-like repeat and discoidin I-like domain-containing protein 3 isoform X2; amino-acid sequence: MGPLLLSLALCLGAAVLQHVKADGEEPTSAGPCHPNPCHNRGTCEISETYRGDTFIGYVCKCPPGFSGVHCQHNINECERDPCKNGGICTDLVANYSCECPGEYMGRNCQYRCSGPLGMEGGIISNQQITASSTHRALFGLQKWYPYFARLNKKGLVNAWTAAENDRWPWIQINLQRRMRVTGLITQGAKRIGSPEYVKSYKVAYSDDGKTWRTYKVKGKDDDMIFRGNVDNNAPSANSFTPPIAAQYVRIYPQVCRRHCTLRMELLGCELTGCSEPLGMKSGHIQDYQVTASSIFRTLNMDMFTWEPGKARLDKQGKVNAWTAGHSDQSQWLQVDLLVPTKVTGIITQGAKDFGHVQFVGSYKLAYSNDGERWNVYQDEKQGKDKVFQGNFDNDTHRKNVIDPPIYARLIRILPWSWYGRITLRAEVLGCTEEE
- the LOC120560947 gene encoding EGF-like repeat and discoidin I-like domain-containing protein 3 isoform X1, translating into MGPLLLSLALCLGAAVLQHVKAADGEEPTSAGPCHPNPCHNRGTCEISETYRGDTFIGYVCKCPPGFSGVHCQHNINECERDPCKNGGICTDLVANYSCECPGEYMGRNCQYRCSGPLGMEGGIISNQQITASSTHRALFGLQKWYPYFARLNKKGLVNAWTAAENDRWPWIQINLQRRMRVTGLITQGAKRIGSPEYVKSYKVAYSDDGKTWRTYKVKGKDDDMIFRGNVDNNAPSANSFTPPIAAQYVRIYPQVCRRHCTLRMELLGCELTGCSEPLGMKSGHIQDYQVTASSIFRTLNMDMFTWEPGKARLDKQGKVNAWTAGHSDQSQWLQVDLLVPTKVTGIITQGAKDFGHVQFVGSYKLAYSNDGERWNVYQDEKQGKDKVFQGNFDNDTHRKNVIDPPIYARLIRILPWSWYGRITLRAEVLGCTEEE